One Pleurocapsa sp. PCC 7327 DNA segment encodes these proteins:
- a CDS encoding rhodanese-like domain-containing protein: MPHISTADLAAWLEEDKAENPLLLDARTPEEYAVSHLQGAELIPANLGDLNLDPSKPIVVYCSIGYRSAVAARQLQAMGYEKTFNLEGSIFQWANEQRPLYKGEQLSARVHPYNWFWGYLLDRDRK; this comes from the coding sequence GTGCCACACATTTCAACTGCTGACTTAGCTGCTTGGTTGGAGGAAGATAAGGCAGAGAACCCCTTGCTACTAGATGCTAGAACCCCTGAAGAATATGCTGTCAGCCACCTTCAAGGAGCCGAGTTAATTCCCGCTAACCTTGGGGACTTAAACCTCGATCCATCCAAGCCAATCGTTGTTTACTGCTCGATCGGGTACCGTTCTGCGGTTGCAGCAAGGCAGTTACAAGCGATGGGATATGAGAAAACCTTTAATTTGGAAGGATCGATTTTTCAATGGGCAAACGAACAGCGTCCTCTCTATAAAGGAGAGCAATTGAGCGCTCGCGTTCATCCTTACAATTGGTTTTGGGGATATCTACTCGATCGCGATCGTAAATAA
- a CDS encoding DUF4912 domain-containing protein, producing the protein MGPQERPPLEEMTLRQLRRVASLYNISRYSRMRKAQLLAAIKKIEQERAARDRSSVQEEQKVEASKFDLGQDDRNGGPLASVDEGLGDLPGGYGESMIVLMPRDPQWSYAYWDIPNEHKEMLRRMGGQQLALRLYDVTDIDIEYQSPHSVQEYMCDELAREWYLPIPVSDRDYVIEIGYRCADGRWLMLARSAPVRVPPVYPSDWVEDVFITVNWEEDLRGKTMYELVPPSKKAAAAGGMHAQMYGVSQEGEAMRVTGSLFGSMQHVPGSHVPGSVPPQEVISSYIFPSGVGMWAVPTVSGLTMSGVGMMSGIGMFSASAAPARPRKFWLIADAELIVYGATEPDATVTIGGRPIKLNPDGTFRFQMSFQDGLIDYPIMAVAADGEQTRSIHMKFHRETPSRNTNTKEEAVLEWLAE; encoded by the coding sequence ATGGGACCACAAGAACGCCCGCCCTTAGAAGAAATGACCCTGCGACAACTCCGCAGGGTAGCTAGTCTATACAACATCTCTCGTTACAGCCGGATGCGCAAAGCGCAATTACTGGCAGCCATCAAAAAAATAGAACAAGAAAGAGCAGCTCGAGATCGATCTAGCGTCCAGGAGGAACAAAAAGTGGAAGCATCAAAATTTGATTTAGGTCAAGACGATCGTAACGGAGGTCCATTAGCATCGGTTGATGAAGGACTAGGAGATCTACCCGGCGGGTATGGTGAAAGCATGATAGTACTCATGCCTCGCGATCCCCAATGGTCGTATGCTTATTGGGATATACCTAACGAACACAAAGAAATGCTCCGTCGTATGGGAGGACAGCAACTGGCGTTGCGCTTGTACGACGTAACAGATATCGATATAGAATATCAGAGTCCGCATAGCGTTCAAGAGTATATGTGCGACGAACTAGCGCGGGAGTGGTATTTGCCTATCCCAGTCAGCGATCGCGATTATGTTATTGAAATTGGCTATCGCTGTGCCGATGGTCGCTGGTTGATGCTTGCCCGTTCTGCACCCGTTCGCGTGCCTCCCGTCTATCCCTCTGATTGGGTTGAAGATGTCTTCATCACCGTCAACTGGGAAGAAGATCTTAGAGGCAAGACCATGTACGAATTAGTTCCTCCCAGCAAAAAAGCTGCCGCCGCTGGTGGAATGCACGCTCAGATGTACGGCGTGTCTCAAGAGGGCGAAGCCATGCGAGTGACTGGTTCGCTGTTCGGTTCGATGCAGCACGTCCCCGGTTCTCACGTTCCCGGCTCGGTTCCTCCACAGGAGGTTATCAGCTCCTATATCTTCCCATCTGGCGTTGGTATGTGGGCAGTACCTACCGTTTCTGGTCTAACCATGTCCGGTGTAGGCATGATGTCTGGCATTGGTATGTTCTCTGCCTCGGCGGCTCCCGCTCGTCCGCGCAAGTTCTGGTTGATTGCAGACGCCGAATTGATCGTCTACGGAGCGACCGAACCAGACGCGACGGTAACGATTGGCGGTCGTCCGATCAAACTCAATCCCGATGGTACGTTCCGTTTCCAAATGTCTTTCCAGGATGGATTAATCGATTATCCTATCATGGCAGTTGCGGCTGATGGAGAGCAAACGCGATCGATCCACATGAAGTTCCACCGCGAAACCCCTTCTCGCAATACCAACACAAAAGAAGAAGCCGTTTTAGAATGGCTTGCTGAATAG